The DNA region ATTTCACAAAGTTGAAAAATGATCTGATAAATTTTTTTGAAATTTATTATTTAAGGTTAATATTATATTTAGAAACTTATTTTATTAGAATAAATGATTATTTGTGTTTTACTGTTTTGTATGATAAAATAGATTGTGGAGGTGCTAAAAATGGAAAAAGTATATGATTTTGATTCTATTAATTTATCTTTGAAAGAGCTTAATTCCCAAGAAGATTTAGACAACGATGATTTTAATTTTACTAAAGTGGATATAGCAAAGTTTTTGGAAGAGCATCTTGGAAAGTATGGAGACCCTTTAGAAGATATTATTAACTCTATAGATTATTCTTTTTCCCAGGAGAAAGGGAAAGGTGGCTTCGTTTTAGTTCTTCATGATGGAGAAGATATTATTGGAGCTGCTGTTGTTAACGATACAGGTATGGAAGGATATATTCCTGAGCATGTTTTAGTTTATATTGCGGTCGATGAAAAAGTTAGAGGTCGTGGTATAGGTAGTACGTTGTTAGAAGAAACAATTGATAGATGCGATGGGGACATATCCTTGCATGTGGAATACGATAATCCAGCAAGAAAGTTATATGAAAGATTAGGCTTTAAATCTAAGTATGCCGAAATGAGGTTAAAGACTAATTAGCTGGCTATATTAGGGTTTACATTTATTTTTTAATTTGTAGTTCTAAAGAATTATTAACGTAAATATGTTGATTTTTTTTAAATTTATGTTATAATAATTATTGAACGAACGCTAAGTAAAGTAAAAAAGGAATCAAATTCCGAGGGCATTTGCCCTCGAGATTTTTTATAACTAAAGCTACTAATTTATGATTAAAAATATTGTAACTTTTTAATTTAGAACTTAGAAAGGAATTTCCAGAAAGGGGAGGTAATAAAATGCTTTCCAACGAAGAGATTAAACAATTACTTTTGGAAAAATCCATCAACGTTGCTTCAAAAATGAGTC from Petrotoga sp. 9PWA.NaAc.5.4 includes:
- a CDS encoding GNAT family N-acetyltransferase, encoding MEKVYDFDSINLSLKELNSQEDLDNDDFNFTKVDIAKFLEEHLGKYGDPLEDIINSIDYSFSQEKGKGGFVLVLHDGEDIIGAAVVNDTGMEGYIPEHVLVYIAVDEKVRGRGIGSTLLEETIDRCDGDISLHVEYDNPARKLYERLGFKSKYAEMRLKTN